From one Triticum urartu cultivar G1812 chromosome 3, Tu2.1, whole genome shotgun sequence genomic stretch:
- the LOC125542732 gene encoding uncharacterized protein LOC125542732: MQDWAGVFIPLVLFILLSPGLLFQIPGKCRIIEFGNFHTSAVSIIVHSVIFFSFAAIFLIAVGVHIDLGP; the protein is encoded by the coding sequence ATGCAGGACTGGGCTGGAGTGTTCATCCCTCTGGTGCTCTTCATCCTGCTGTCGCCGGGGCTGCTGTTCCAGATCCCCGGCAAGTGCCGGATCATCGAGTTCGGCAACTTCCACACCAGCGCCGTCTCCATCATCGTCCACTCCGTCATCTTCTTCAGCTTCGCCGCCATCTTCCTCATCGCCGTCGGGGTGCACATCGACCTCGGCCCCTGA
- the LOC125542730 gene encoding uncharacterized protein LOC125542730 codes for MSGDWGPVLIATAFFVVMLPGLICEIPGGGGRGRPEFHSMKTNGIAMFVHTVIFFAFCAIFMVAVGVHVYAG; via the coding sequence ATGTCGGGCGACTGGGGCCCGGTGCTGATCGCGACGGCCTTCTTCGTGGTGATGCTGCCGGGGCTGATCTGCGAGATCCCCGGCGGCGGGGGCCGCGGCCGGCCCGAGTTCCACAGCATGAAGACCAACGGCATCGCCATGTTCGTCCACACCGTCATCTTCTTCGCCTTCTGCGCCATCTTCATGGTCGCCGTCGGCGTCCACGTCTACGCCGGCTAA
- the LOC125542728 gene encoding uncharacterized protein LOC125542728 isoform X2 (The sequence of the model RefSeq protein was modified relative to this genomic sequence to represent the inferred CDS: added 26 bases not found in genome assembly), which produces MGTLFSEGMSNPAPTAPEPEARANAAAAAAPTTTMPSQQIPATPVGGITSRRHAKLLLHLVEGDGGAAAGGGASVKDLRLRRVVPPASATLDVSPECAAAAAKPGSVQIQSTPPEPVAAAEDRERKPMLPRSKLVRDPGSFGYRRLLPFLNQMANKGSDISSSKDMPSENKVPIPSKELSRSDSGLADEIPPVGGSQGGAAPLDSVEPPPVVKAVADTEICDSVKEETKSAPVDLASSKPSLARCTRSKFVHHPSSFSYKRMLPFLMENDISSQEGDRAKFRRLSEEQQMTSDETDVQASGQIQSATAEVLLDGSAAEVQKGTQGEEPASVGDPLSSESGELASGVNAVPSGRQNQLPVSEDTHGEGNAAEVESTVEEKASKSDEKPVPMDSVDLPVGKAEGTQEAKDCCDSVKEETKIVPADLASSKPSLPRCMRSKFVPHRSSFSYKRMLPFLMENETSSQKEDMAKLQTVSEEKQLALPENDVLASGNHLSVSEGSPEACYQAELDRIVEEISSTDENYLLKGVQLQSVVPVAEVSLDVSTAEVQKVTQEVLASDGDLLSPDKRELTSERNDVLAGGQCQLAVSDGSAKESDVAEAERIVEEKATKSDENSVLNDRDESSGLASDKGEFLMKDQPQACDSKKLQCNADLALAQQCQSPESGCSIKTVMVDGGADPHGSPERHDSVASLGGLLLDVGMICKPSEPSIGSPLSAEGMSGCVAHAESGLSKVGTPSPLGSPCLEQQRLSPKIPSPSSGAFSGASFLKKRGFSPKKLSPKKGILKRHTMGCRGICMCLDCSVFRLRADRAFEFSRKQMQEADDIIVNLLEEVASLRSMAEKSSGKEQMEACQRALRVEEVAKERRQQMLAELNSHCKIPGPRVKFAQYVEGKMASSPSSSSRRQ; this is translated from the exons ccaccaccatgccgagCCAGCAGATCCCGGCCACGCCGGTCGGCGGCATCACCTCCCGCCGCCACGCCAAGCTCCTGCTCCACCTCGTCGAAGGGGACGGGGGtgccgccgccggcggcggcgcgtCCGTCAAGgacctccgcctccgccgcgtcGTCCCTCCCGCGTCCGCGACCCTCGACGTCTCCCCCGAATGCGCCGCGGCCGCCGCCAAGCCCGGATCCGTCCAGATCCAGAGCACCCCGCCGGAGCCCGTGGCGGCCGCCGAAGACCGCGAGAGGAAGCCG ATGCTGCCGCGGTCCAAGCTCGTGCGCGACCCGGGCTCCTTCGGCTACCGGCGGCTGCTCCCTTTCCTCAACCAGATGGCCAACAAAG GTTCAGACATCTCAAGCAGCAAGGACATGCCCTCCGAAAACAAGGTTCCCATCCCAAGCAAGGAGCTCAGCAGATCTGACTCCGGGTTGGCTGATGAGATACCTCCCGTGGGTGGGAGTCAAGGCGGAGCTGCTCCTCTGGATTCCGTGGAGCCGCCGCCTGTTGTGAAGGCTGTAGCAGACACGGAGATCTGTGACAGTGTCAAAGAAGAAACCAAGTCTGCCCCTGTCGATCTCGCAAGCAGCAAGCCC TCTCTTGCCCGCTGCACGAGGTCAAAGTTTGTTCATCACCCGAGCTCATTCAGCTACAAGAGGATGTTGCCATTTCTCATGGAGAACG ACATCTCCTCTCAGGAAGGAGACAGGGCCAAGTTTAGAAGATTATCAGAAGAGCAGCAAATGACATCTGATGAGACTGATGTCCAGGCCAGTGGACAGATTCAATCTGCCACTGCAGAAGTTTTGCTGGATGGCAGTGCAGCTGAAGTGCAGAAAGGCACACAAGGAGAAGAGCCAGCTTCAGTTGGAGACCCATTGTCTTCAGAGAGTGGTGAATTAGCATCAGGCGTGAATGCTGTTCCGTCCGGTCGACAGAACCAGCTTCCTGTTTCAGAAGACACTCATGGTGAAGGAAATGCAGCTGAAGTTGAAAGCACTGTGGAAGAGAAGGCATCAAAATCAGATGAGAAGCCTGTTCCTATGGATTCTGTAGACCTGCCTGTTGGGAAGGCTGAAGGAACTCAGGAGGCGAAGGATTGCTGTGACAGTGTGAAAGAGGAAACCAAGATTGTACCTGCTGATCTTGCAAGCAGCAAGCCG TCCCTTCCCCGCTGCATGAGGTCAAAGTTTGTTCCCCATCGAAGCTCATTTAGCTACAAGAGGATGCTGCCATTTCTCATGGAGAATG AAACCTCTTCTCAGAAAGAAGACATGGCCAAACTTCAAACAGTCTCGGAAGAGAAGCAATTAGCATTGCCTGAAAATGATGTGTTGGCTAGTGGAAATCATCTTTCTGTCTCAGAAGGCTCCCCTGAAGCATGCTACCAAGCTGAACTTGACAGAATTGTAGAAGAAATATCATCAACAGATGAGAACTATCTTTTGAAGGGTGTACAGCTTCAGTCTGTTGTTCCAGTTGCAGAAGTCTCTCTGGATGTCAGTACAGCTGAAGTGCAGAAAGTCACACAAGAAGTGTTGGCTTCAGATGGAGACCTATTATCCCCAGACAAGCGTGAGCTAACATCAGAGAGGAATGATGTCCTGGCTGGTGGACAGTGTCAGCTTGCTGTCTCAGATGGCTCTGCTAAGGAAAGTGATGTAGCTGAAGCTGAGAGGATAGTTGAAGAAAAGGCAACAAAATCAGATGAGAATTCTGTACTTAATGACAGAGATGAGTCAAGTGGATTAGCATCAGACAAGGGTGAGTTTCTGATGAAAGATCAGCCTCAGGCATGTGACTCAAAGAAGTTACAATGCAATGCTGATCTTGCTCTAGCACAACAATGCCAGAGCCCAGAGTCAGGATGTTCTATCAAGACAGTAATGGTGGATGGTGGAGCTGATCCACACGGTTCACCAGAGAGACATGATTCTGTGGCTTCTCTTGGTGGCCTACTGCTTGATGTGGGAATGATCTGCAAGCCTTCTGAACCTTCTATTGGCTCACCCTTATCAGCAGAGGGAATGTCTGGTTGTGTTGCACATGCTGAATCAGGGCTGAGTAAAGTGGGCACACCGTCTCCATTGGGTTCTCCTTGTTTGGAACAACAACGCCTTTCTCCGAAGATACCCTCCCCTAGCAGTGGCGCTTTCAGCGGCGCCTCTTTTCTGAAGAAGCGGGGCTTTTCTCCGAAGAAACTTTCTCCAAAGAAGGGAATACTTAAGAGGCATACAATGGGGTGCAGGGGCATCTGCATGTGCTTGGACTGCAGTGTGTTTCGTCTACGTGCTGATAGAGCTTTTGAGTTCTCTAGGAAGCAGATGCAAGAGGCAGATGATATAATAGTGAACTTACTGGAGGAGGTGGCAAGTCTTAGGAGTATGGCCGAGAAATCTTCTGGCAAG GAGCAGATGGAAGCTTGCCAGAGGGCGTTGCGGGTAGAGGAGGTGGCCAAGGAGCGTCGGCAGCAGATGCTGGCCGAGCTCAACTCTCACTGCAAAATTCCT GGCCCAAGGGTGAAATTCGCTCAGTACGTCGAGGGAAAGATGGCCTCTTCTCCTTCCAGCAGCAGCAGGAGGCAATAA
- the LOC125542728 gene encoding uncharacterized protein LOC125542728 isoform X1 (The sequence of the model RefSeq protein was modified relative to this genomic sequence to represent the inferred CDS: added 26 bases not found in genome assembly): protein MGTLFSEGMSNPAPTAPEPEARANAAAAAAPTTTMPSQQIPATPVGGITSRRHAKLLLHLVEGDGGAAAGGGASVKDLRLRRVVPPASATLDVSPECAAAAAKPGSVQIQSTPPEPVAAAEDRERKPMLPRSKLVRDPGSFGYRRLLPFLNQMANKGSDISSSKDMPSENKVPIPSKELSRSDSGLADEIPPVGGSQGGAAPLDSVEPPPVVKAVADTEICDSVKEETKSAPVDLASSKPSLARCTRSKFVHHPSSFSYKRMLPFLMENDISSQEGDRAKFRRLSEEQQMTSDETDVQASGQIQSATAEVLLDGSAAEVQKGTQGEEPASVGDPLSSESGELASGVNAVPSGRQNQLPVSEDTHGEGNAAEVESTVEEKASKSDEKPVPMDSVDLPVGKAEGTQEAKDCCDSVKEETKIVPADLASSKPSLPRCMRSKFVPHRSSFSYKRMLPFLMENETSSQKEDMAKLQTVSEEKQLALPENDVLASGNHLSVSEGSPEACYQAELDRIVEEISSTDENYLLKGVQLQSVVPVAEVSLDVSTAEVQKVTQEVLASDGDLLSPDKRELTSERNDVLAGGQCQLAVSDGSAKESDVAEAERIVEEKATKSDENSVLNDRDESSGLASDKGEFLMKDQPQACDSKKLQCNADLALAQQCQSPESGCSIKTVMVDGGADPHGSPERHDSVASLGGLLLDVGMICKPSEPSIGSPLSAEGMSGCVAHAESGLSKVGTPSPLGSPCLEQQRLSPKIPSPSSGAFSGASFLKKRGFSPKKLSPKKGILKRHTMGCRGICMCLDCSVFRLRADRAFEFSRKQMQEADDIIVNLLEEVASLRSMAEKSSGKQEQMEACQRALRVEEVAKERRQQMLAELNSHCKIPGPRVKFAQYVEGKMASSPSSSSRRQ, encoded by the exons ccaccaccatgccgagCCAGCAGATCCCGGCCACGCCGGTCGGCGGCATCACCTCCCGCCGCCACGCCAAGCTCCTGCTCCACCTCGTCGAAGGGGACGGGGGtgccgccgccggcggcggcgcgtCCGTCAAGgacctccgcctccgccgcgtcGTCCCTCCCGCGTCCGCGACCCTCGACGTCTCCCCCGAATGCGCCGCGGCCGCCGCCAAGCCCGGATCCGTCCAGATCCAGAGCACCCCGCCGGAGCCCGTGGCGGCCGCCGAAGACCGCGAGAGGAAGCCG ATGCTGCCGCGGTCCAAGCTCGTGCGCGACCCGGGCTCCTTCGGCTACCGGCGGCTGCTCCCTTTCCTCAACCAGATGGCCAACAAAG GTTCAGACATCTCAAGCAGCAAGGACATGCCCTCCGAAAACAAGGTTCCCATCCCAAGCAAGGAGCTCAGCAGATCTGACTCCGGGTTGGCTGATGAGATACCTCCCGTGGGTGGGAGTCAAGGCGGAGCTGCTCCTCTGGATTCCGTGGAGCCGCCGCCTGTTGTGAAGGCTGTAGCAGACACGGAGATCTGTGACAGTGTCAAAGAAGAAACCAAGTCTGCCCCTGTCGATCTCGCAAGCAGCAAGCCC TCTCTTGCCCGCTGCACGAGGTCAAAGTTTGTTCATCACCCGAGCTCATTCAGCTACAAGAGGATGTTGCCATTTCTCATGGAGAACG ACATCTCCTCTCAGGAAGGAGACAGGGCCAAGTTTAGAAGATTATCAGAAGAGCAGCAAATGACATCTGATGAGACTGATGTCCAGGCCAGTGGACAGATTCAATCTGCCACTGCAGAAGTTTTGCTGGATGGCAGTGCAGCTGAAGTGCAGAAAGGCACACAAGGAGAAGAGCCAGCTTCAGTTGGAGACCCATTGTCTTCAGAGAGTGGTGAATTAGCATCAGGCGTGAATGCTGTTCCGTCCGGTCGACAGAACCAGCTTCCTGTTTCAGAAGACACTCATGGTGAAGGAAATGCAGCTGAAGTTGAAAGCACTGTGGAAGAGAAGGCATCAAAATCAGATGAGAAGCCTGTTCCTATGGATTCTGTAGACCTGCCTGTTGGGAAGGCTGAAGGAACTCAGGAGGCGAAGGATTGCTGTGACAGTGTGAAAGAGGAAACCAAGATTGTACCTGCTGATCTTGCAAGCAGCAAGCCG TCCCTTCCCCGCTGCATGAGGTCAAAGTTTGTTCCCCATCGAAGCTCATTTAGCTACAAGAGGATGCTGCCATTTCTCATGGAGAATG AAACCTCTTCTCAGAAAGAAGACATGGCCAAACTTCAAACAGTCTCGGAAGAGAAGCAATTAGCATTGCCTGAAAATGATGTGTTGGCTAGTGGAAATCATCTTTCTGTCTCAGAAGGCTCCCCTGAAGCATGCTACCAAGCTGAACTTGACAGAATTGTAGAAGAAATATCATCAACAGATGAGAACTATCTTTTGAAGGGTGTACAGCTTCAGTCTGTTGTTCCAGTTGCAGAAGTCTCTCTGGATGTCAGTACAGCTGAAGTGCAGAAAGTCACACAAGAAGTGTTGGCTTCAGATGGAGACCTATTATCCCCAGACAAGCGTGAGCTAACATCAGAGAGGAATGATGTCCTGGCTGGTGGACAGTGTCAGCTTGCTGTCTCAGATGGCTCTGCTAAGGAAAGTGATGTAGCTGAAGCTGAGAGGATAGTTGAAGAAAAGGCAACAAAATCAGATGAGAATTCTGTACTTAATGACAGAGATGAGTCAAGTGGATTAGCATCAGACAAGGGTGAGTTTCTGATGAAAGATCAGCCTCAGGCATGTGACTCAAAGAAGTTACAATGCAATGCTGATCTTGCTCTAGCACAACAATGCCAGAGCCCAGAGTCAGGATGTTCTATCAAGACAGTAATGGTGGATGGTGGAGCTGATCCACACGGTTCACCAGAGAGACATGATTCTGTGGCTTCTCTTGGTGGCCTACTGCTTGATGTGGGAATGATCTGCAAGCCTTCTGAACCTTCTATTGGCTCACCCTTATCAGCAGAGGGAATGTCTGGTTGTGTTGCACATGCTGAATCAGGGCTGAGTAAAGTGGGCACACCGTCTCCATTGGGTTCTCCTTGTTTGGAACAACAACGCCTTTCTCCGAAGATACCCTCCCCTAGCAGTGGCGCTTTCAGCGGCGCCTCTTTTCTGAAGAAGCGGGGCTTTTCTCCGAAGAAACTTTCTCCAAAGAAGGGAATACTTAAGAGGCATACAATGGGGTGCAGGGGCATCTGCATGTGCTTGGACTGCAGTGTGTTTCGTCTACGTGCTGATAGAGCTTTTGAGTTCTCTAGGAAGCAGATGCAAGAGGCAGATGATATAATAGTGAACTTACTGGAGGAGGTGGCAAGTCTTAGGAGTATGGCCGAGAAATCTTCTGGCAAG CAGGAGCAGATGGAAGCTTGCCAGAGGGCGTTGCGGGTAGAGGAGGTGGCCAAGGAGCGTCGGCAGCAGATGCTGGCCGAGCTCAACTCTCACTGCAAAATTCCT GGCCCAAGGGTGAAATTCGCTCAGTACGTCGAGGGAAAGATGGCCTCTTCTCCTTCCAGCAGCAGCAGGAGGCAATAA